From a single Pelmatolapia mariae isolate MD_Pm_ZW linkage group LG20, Pm_UMD_F_2, whole genome shotgun sequence genomic region:
- the brcc3 gene encoding lys-63-specific deubiquitinase — protein MAVSAVHLESDAFLVCMNHALSTEKEEVMGLCIGEVEVSRIVHIHSVIILRRSDKRKDRVEISPEQLSAASTEAERLADMTGRPMRVVGWYHSHPHITVWPSHVDVRTQAMYQMLDQCFVGLIFSCFIEDKNTKTGRVLYTCFQSVQAQKGSEYERVEIPIHVLPREAIGKVCLESAVELPRILCQEEQDTYRKIHSLAHLDPVTKIHNGSVFTKNLCSQMSAVSGPLLQWLEDRLEQNQQSILELQREKEKLMQELAAM, from the coding sequence ATGGCGGTGAGCGCCGTCCACCTGGAGTCCGACGCCTTTCTGGTGTGCATGAACCACGCGCTGAGcacagagaaggaggaggtgaTGGGTCTGTGTATCGGGGAGGTGGAGGTCTCCCGTATTGTCCACATCCACTCCGTCATCATCCTCCGCCGCTCCGACAAGAGGAAAGACCGGGTGGAAATCTCCCCGGAGCAGCTGTCGGCGGCCTCCACGGAGGCGGAGCGGCTGGCGGACATGACCGGCCGGCCGATGCGGGTGGTCGGCTGGTATCACTCCCACCCGCACATCACCGTGTGGCCCTCCCACGTCGACGTGCGCACCCAGGCCATGTACCAGATGCTGGATCAGTGTTTCGTGGGCCTCATCTTCTCCTGCTTCATCGAGGACAAGAACACTAAGACGGGTCGGGTGCTCTACACCTGCTTCCAGTCCGTGCAGGCGCAGAAGGGCTCCGAGTACGAACGCGTGGAGATCCCCATCCACGTCTTGCCCCGCGAGGCCATCGGAAAGGTGTGCCTGGAGTCGGCCGTGGAGCTGCCGAGGATCTTGTGCCAGGAGGAGCAGGACACCTACCGCAAGATCCACAGCCTGGCGCACCTGGACCCCGTCACCAAGATCCACAACGGCTCGGTGTTCACCAAGAACCTGTGCAGCCAGATGTCGGCGGTGAGCGGGCCGCTGCTGCAGTGGCTGGAGGACCGGCTGGAGCAGAACCAGCAGAGCATCTTGGAGCTGCAGCGGGAGAAGGAGAAGCTAATGCAGGAGCTGGCAGCTATGTGA
- the LOC135932266 gene encoding E3 ubiquitin/ISG15 ligase TRIM25-like: MAQQHIQVDKKKLCCSICLDLLKDPVTIPCGHSYCMNCVKHHWDEEDHKKTHSCPQCRQTFTPRPALVKNTVLAELVEELQTTELQADHCYAGPGDVTFDVCTGRKLKATKSCLERLVSYCGQHLHPHYESPAYKKHKLIKQSRKLQGNICSCHGKELKLFCCTDQKCICLLCAVYEHKHHDMILASEERSKWEGELVSSQQKIKKRIQDRENDLKVLQHEMDAINYSADKALKESEEIFTQLLHLINNMSSDVKLQIKSQQKTKVSRAKELRAKLQQELRWLRRRDAELEQLSHTKDHATFIQNYSSLTCINQGADPRRISMHLLQYFEDVTLAAHKAEEKLHVILTDTSTKISLIEKEVSVSVPSGEPKTRAECLQHSQVLTLDPNTANTHLSLSEGNRKATVMSEKQLYPSHQDRFTDMFQVLSRESLSGRHYWEVEKKSFEVSIAVTYKDIRRTGYESGFGNDDKSWALECFNNSYQFRHNATSTLIRGPQSSRIGVYLDHTGGILSFYSVSDTVTLLHRVQTTFTHPLYQGLGVFASSDAAAAAELCELKKILVPVSPV, encoded by the coding sequence ATGGCGCAGCAACATATTCAAGTAGACAAGAAAAAGCTCTGCTGTTCGATCTGTTTGGATCTGCTGAAGGATCCGGTGACTattccctgtggacacagctactgtaTGAACTGTGTTAAACATCACTGGGATGAGGAAGATCACAAGAAAacccacagctgccctcagtgcagacagacCTTCACACCGAGGCCTGCTCTGGTTAAAAACACTGTCTTGGCAGAGTTAGTGGAGGAGCTGCAGACGACTGAACTCCAAGCTGATCACTGCTACGCTGGACCTGGAGATGTGACCTTTGATGTCTGCACTGGGAGGAAGCTGAAAGCTACCAAATCCTGTCTGGAGCGTCTGGTCTCTTACTGTGGGCAACACCTCCACCCTCACTATGAATCCCCTGCCTATAAAAAACACAAGCTCATCAAACAATCGAGGAAGCTCCAGGGGAACATCTGCTCTTGTCACGgtaaagagttgaagcttttCTGCTGCACAGACCAGAAGTGTATCTGCCTTCTCTGCGCAGTGTATGAACACAAACACCACGACATGATCTTGGCCTCGGAAGAACGCAGTAAATGGGAGGGGGAGCTTGTTTCAAGTCaacaaaagattaaaaagagaatccaggacagagagaaTGATTTGAAGGTGCTTCAGCATGAGATGGATGCCATCAATTATTCTGCTGATAAGGCTCTCAAGGAAAGCGAGGAGATCTTTACTCAGTTGCTTCATCTTATCAACAACATGAGCTCCGATGTGAAGTTGCAGATTAAATCCCAGCAGAAGACAAAAGTCAGTCGAGCCAAAGAGCTTCGAGCCAAGctgcagcaggagctcaggtGGCTGAGGAGGAGAGATGCTGAGCTGGAGCAGCTGTCACATACAAAAGATCATGCAACGTTTATTCAAAATTACTCCTCTTTGACATGCATAAATCAGGGAGCCGACCCACGCAGGATTAGCATGCATCTTCTGCAGTACTTCGAGGATGTGACACTAGCTGCGCACAAGGCCGAAGAAAAACTACACGTGATTCTTACTGATACTTCCACCAAAATCTCACTGATAGAGAAAGAAGTTAGTGTTTCAGTACCATCAGGAGAGCCTAAGACCCGAGCAGAATGTTTACAACACTCACAAGTActcacactggatccaaacacagcaaacacacacttgtCACTATCTGAGGGGAACAGAAAAGCAACTGTGATGAGTGAAAAACAGTTATATCCCAGTCATCAAGACAGATTCACTGACATGTTTCAGGTCCTGAGCAGAGAGAGCCTGAGTGGACGTcattactgggaggtggagaagAAGTCATTTGAAGTTTCAATAGCGGTTACCTACAAAGATATCAGAAGAACAGGGTATGAAAGTGGATTTGGAAATGATGACAAGTCCTGGGCTTTAGAGTGTTTTAATAACAGTTATCAGTTCAGACACAATGCCACCAGCACTTTAATCAGAGGCCCTCAGTCTTCCAGAATAGGCGTGTACCTGGATCACACTGGAGGTATTTTGTccttctacagcgtctctgacacggtgactctcctccacagagttcagaccacattcactcatcCGCTGTATCAGGGTCTTGGTGTTTTTGCTTcttctgatgctgctgctgctgctgagctgtgcgagctaaaaaaaatactagTGCCTGTAAGTCCTGTGTAA